A part of Setaria viridis chromosome 8, Setaria_viridis_v4.0, whole genome shotgun sequence genomic DNA contains:
- the LOC117833724 gene encoding uncharacterized protein isoform X2: MRHRDLTIGLLEEITDKFSEERKLGKGGYGTVYRGVHKNGQEIAVKMLRDKDPGLDDMRFHDEFDKLTILSHPNIVKLIGYCYDTHHEYIEHDGVPVLAEKIHRALCFEYLHKGSLHKHLSDECHGLDWHTRYNIIKGTCEGLKYLHTGLKNPVHHLDLKPDNILLDSNMVPKLADFGLSKVFEETRSTEGVHGTLGYMPPEYVSNSIRSTKFDIFSLGVVILEIIAGPTARTKIDDMPLQEFTGLIQANWRIRLQKAWSGSSLEAYCQQVNTCIDVALKCMESDKHKRPHIENVVQQLDETENEIGKSVLLSVQSVELKFHTGPSDLTISSVLRLTNNTAARVAFRLLTTTSEYFLSPLLGGIVPPMSSCAVAVTTSSQKPLEDSNGYFTLESITATDQGIRYSTCDAADSYNNFFTEAQKDGRVAQQVKLTAFYIELPVAGNTTTDETVKQPKNSTYQQHDFTMKPGPSCNELDFYDVRETSSDVIEELIVGRAEEKQKVLASLLQCDSMTENITILPIHGIGGIGKTTFAKMIYNDTKFKYYSQVWVYVSPRFDSNKIGNSIISQLSERESQLNEKQMIRTRLKKLLAGKKILIVLDDLWERDPYKLTDLKTMLRLGGTENTIVIVTTRDERVAKEVGTIEPYKIELLSKEVCWDIIKQKCGFEDRDDKEQLKDIGLEIASKCGGVPLAAQSLGYTLRSKDLNGWEKVNESDVWNETNSMDGSLHNQVLAALKLSYSSMNRLVRPCFTYCAIFPKGHNIVKDDLSRQWISLGFIRPMRVHIKKHQLSEQYIAQLLGMSFLQPSMLPPTSGTYHEGIALFTMHDLVHDFARLILDDKIMDASKKGSTRGGSCRYALLTDCSKPLALSLACPDSLCALRFLDCSKIGLRGDAFSSATSLCILDLSECHINHLPDSIGHLKNLKYLNAPGILGKSIPNHITRLLKLNYLSIRGSSEILALPESFGEMEELIQLDMSGCLKIKKLPELFGNLKNMEHLDLSKCADVTGLSEQVGSLKKLEYLDVSYCKNIGNLPRELSNLTELKYLNLSFSSYLMGIQDKLLWDEEQYKYPSDNLSNPAGTSIDGMVEAEILGTLTKVKNLKLCIDGFTTSLLPKLPESLGSFTELKCLDLSGSFTLKNLPASFGKLHSLLHLDLSKCYRVEGVPEALTGLGKLKYLNLSSCSVGVNEQRASLRGLQQAIGNLTELRYLNLHRCLVTMYGDQRVDESNGFLGHISTLSNLEHLILSENGNLYGLPENFGKLKKLCTLDLSHCGNLRKLPVSISEIGSLKFLNTAVCRRFDESTLPQFRNNSVLLPHFMVHADDGESSSNLIKLKDENPPILEISRIERVKCSTEAQKIKLSVKQNLEKIKFEWTKDAERFVEDIKVLEELTPPACLEYLEIRGYSSISFPPWATSIASYLPLVVSVTIMELPSCKALPPLGQLAKLQELHIEQMDSITKIDGDLYGCARAFPKLRTFRLFRMENLEEWNTAYSCGEDDSRVLMFPILTLLEIRDSPKLTIKPCLPRGPKGLFVHYSQQPLHEWRLLLEFSGISYLSIEHCSDLTCSSTDIIQGLSSLETFSLRDCESITVLPDWLGDLTSLMKLEIINCPGIQTLPESIKQLTNFEELRVSGCPDLVLPDWFGDLTNLMMLEIINCTSIQSLPESMKQLTNFEELIVSGCPDLVQWCETENAKALLAHIKTKELTN; the protein is encoded by the exons ATCGAGATCTAACAATCGGATTATTAGAAGAAATTACAGATAAATTCTCTGAGGAACGGAAACTCGGCAAAGGAGGATATGGAACTGTTTATAGG GGGGTACACAAAAATGGTCAAGAGATTGCTGTGAAGATGCTAAGAGATAAGGACCCAGGACTTGACGACATGCGGTTCCACGATGAGTTTGATAAGCTTACAATTCTCAGTCATCCAAACATCGTAAAGTTAATTGGCTACTGTTATGATACCCATCATGAATATATAGAGCACGATGGAGTACCAGTACTTGCTGAAAAGATACATAGAGCACTCTGCTTTGAATATTTGCACAAAGGGAGCCTTCACAAACATCTGTCTG ATGAATGCCATGGACTTGACTGGCACACACGGTATAATATCATTAAGGGGACTTGCGAGGGTTTAAAATACCTTCACACGGGATTAAAGAATCCGGTCCATCATTTGGATCTCAAACCTGACAATATATTGCTTGATAGCAACATGGTGCCAAAACTTGCAGATTTTGGCTTGTCCAAGGTATTCGAGGAAACTAGGAGCACAGAAGGTGTACATGGAACATT AGGATACATGCCGCCAGAATATGTCAGCAACAGTATTCGCTCAACGAAGTTTGACATATTCAGCTTGGGTGTTGTAATCCTGGAGATAATAGCAGGGCCTACAGCCCGCACCAAAATTGACGACATGCCTCTTCAAGAATTTACTGGTCTG ATACAAGCCAATTGGAGAATCAGATTGCAGAAAGCCTGGAGTGGTTCCTCACTAGAAGCATATTGCCAACAGGTAAATACATGCATTGACGTCGCATTGAAATGCATGGAGTCTGACAAGCATAAAAGGCCCCATATAGAAAATGTCGTTCAGCAGCTGGATGAGACTGAAAACGAGATCGGCAAG AGCGTCCTCCTAAGCGTCCAGTCAGTCGAGCTCAAGTTCCACACAGGACCAAGTGACTTGACAATCTCGTCCGTGCTGCGTTTAACAAATAATACTGCTGCCCGAGTTGCATTTAGGCTGCTCACCACGACTTCAGAGTATTTCTTGAGCCCACTACTAGGTGGTATTGTACCTCCAATGTCCAGCTGCGCTGTTGCTGTGACCACATCTAGCCAGAAGCCACTGGAAGACAGTAACGGGTACTTCACTCTTGAGAGTATCACTGCCACCGACCAGGGGATACGGTATTCAACATGTGATGCGGCAGACAGCTATAACAATTTCTTTACGGAAGCCCAAAAGGATGGCCGTGTGGCACAACAAGTGAAACTGACGGCTTTCTACATTGAACTGCCTGTAGCAGGGAACACTACGACTGATGAG ACGGTGAAGCAACCGAAGAACAGTACATATCAACAGCATGATTTTACCATGAAGCCAGGCCCTAGCTGCAACGAGCTGGATTTTTATGATGTACGTGAAACATCTTCAGATGTTATAGAAGAACTGATTGTTGGGAGGGctgaagaaaaacaaaaagtaTTGGCTTCTTTATTACAATGTGATAGCATGACAGAGAACATCACCATCCTTCCTATCCATGGTATTGGAGGCATTGGCAAGACAACATTTGCAAAAATGATATACAATGATACAAAATTCAAATATTACTCTCAAGTATGGGTCTATGTGTCCCCAAGATTCGATTCGAATAAAATTGGTAACTCCATAATTTCACAACTCTCCGAAAGGGAGAGCCAACTAAACGAGAAACAGATGATACGGACACGCCTCAAGAAGCTACTAGCTGGGAAGAAGATTTTGATTGTTTTGGATGACTTGTGGGAGCGTGACCCATATAAATTGACTGATTTGAAAACTATGCTAAGGCTTGGTGGGACAGAAAACACAATAGTTATAGTAACTACACGCGACGAACGCGTCGCAAAGGAAGTTGGAACCATTGAGCCATACAAGATAGAACTCCTGTCAAAGGAAGTGTGCTGGGATATAATAAAACAAAAATGTGGTTTTGAAGATAGAGATGACAAAGAACAACTGAAGGATATAGGATTGGAGATTGCCTCGAAGTGTGGAGGTGTACCTTTAGCTGCTCAATCTCTTGGATACACACTACGATCCAAGGACTTAAACGGATGGGAGAAAGTTAACGAAAGTGATGTCTGGAATGAAACTAATTCAATGGATGGATCCTTGCATAATCAAGTGCTTGCAGCCTTAAAATTAAGTTATAGCAGTATGAATCGCCTGGTAAGGCCATGCTTTACCTACTGCGCAATCTTTCCGAAAGGTCACAACATAGTTAAAGATGATCTAAGCCGCCAATGGATTTCACTAGGGTTCATAAGGCCTATGAGAGTGCACATTAAGAAGCACCAGCTTAGTGAGCAATACATTGCGCAGCTCCTGGGAATGTCTTTTCTTCAACCTTCAATGTTACCACCA ACTTCTGGAACGTATCATGAAGGTATTGCATTGTTTACCATGCATGACCTGGTACATGACTTTGCAAGATTAATATTGGACGATAAAATTATGGATGCTAGTAAAAAAGGCAGTACTCGGGGAGGCAGCTGCCGCTATGCATTGCTTACTGATTGTAGCAAGCCGTTGGCGTTATCCTTGGCTTGTCCTGACAGTCTTTGTGCACTGCGTTTCCTGGACTGCAGCAAAATTGGACTACGTGGCGATGCTTTCTCATCTGCAACGTCCCTGTGTATCTTGGATTTAAGTGAATGCCATATAAATCATTTACCAGATTCTATTGGCCACTTAAAGAATCTGAAGTATCTGAATGCACCAGGGATCCTTGGTAAATCTATCCCGAATCATATCACGAGGCTCTTGAAATTAAACTATCTCAGCATTCGTGGGTCATCTGAAATATTAGCATTGCCGGAGTCGTTTGGAGAAATGGAGGAACTGATTCAGCTTGATATGTCAGGTTgcttgaaaataaaaaaactgcCAGAATTGTTTGGCAATCTAAAAAATATGGAACATTTGGATCTTTCAAAATGCGCTGATGTTACAGGATTATCAGAGCAGGTGGGTAGCCTCAAGAAACTAGAATATTTGGACGTATCATACTGCAAAAATATTGGAAACTTACCAAGAGAGTTGAGCAATCTCACAGAGCTGAAGTATTTGAATTTATCATTCAGCTCATACTTAATGGGTATCCAGGACAAGCTCCTTTGGGATGAAGAACAGTACAAGTATCCCTCAGATAATCTTTCGAATCCTGCAGGAACCAGTATAGATGGTATGGTTGAGGCAGAGATCTTGGGCACCCTGACCAAGGTCAAAAATTTGAAGTTATGCATAGATGGATTTACTACATCATTGCTTCCAAAGCTCCCTGAGTCTTTGGGAAGCTTTACTGAACTCAAGTGCTTAGACCTATCAGGTTCTTTTACACTAAAAAATTTGCCAGCATCATTTGGGAAGCTCCATAGTTTGCTACATCTTGATTTGTCAAAATGCTATCGTGTTGAAGGTGTACCGGAAGCCTTGACTGGCCTTGGAAAGCTCAAATATTTGAATTTATCAAGTTGCTCCGTTGGCGTAAATGAACAACGAGCGAGCCTAAGAGGGCTACAACAAGCAATTGGCAATCTCACTGAACTACGCTATTTAAATTTACATAGGTGCCTGGTAACTATGTACGGTGACCAGCGAGTAGACGAAAGCAACGGTTTCCTGGGGCACATCAGTACACTTTCTAATCTAGAGCATCTGATCTTGTCAGAAAATGGGAATCTTTACGGTTTACCTGAAAATTTTGGTAAGCTCAAAAAGCTGTGTACTCTGGATCTCTCACATTGTGGGAACCTCAGGAAGCTGCCAGTAAGTATATCTGAAATTGGCAGTCTGAAATTTCTGAATACGGCTGTTTGCCGCAGGTTTGATGAGTCCACGTTACCTCAGTTCAGAAATAATTCTGTCTTATTACCTCATTTTATGGTCCATGCCGATGATGGTGAATCTAGCAGCAATCTTATTAAGCTCAAGGATGAAAATCCTCCTATCTTGGAGATAAGCAGGATTGAAAGAGTCAAGTGTTCCACAGAGGCGCAGAAAATAAAGTTGTCGGTAAAACAAAAtcttgaaaaaataaaatttgaatggaCAAAAGATGCTGAGAGATTTGTAGAGGACATTAAAGTTTTGGAAGAACTAACGCCACCAGCCTGTTTAGAATACTTGGAGATACGAGGTTATAGTAGCATAAGCTTTCCACCCTGGGCGACGAGCATTGCAAGCTATTTACCTCTTGTCGTCAGTGTTACCATTATGGAGTTGCCCAGCTGCAAGGCGTTACCACCACTCGGTCAATTAGCAAAGCTTCAAGAGCTGCATATCGAGCAAATGGACAGCATTACGAAGATTGATGGGGACTTGTACGGCTGCGCGAGAGCTTTTCCCAAGCTGAGAACCTTTCGTTTATTCAGAATGGAAAACCTGGAAGAGTGGAACACGGCATACTCCTGTGGCGAGGATGATTCACGTGTGCTCATGTTCCCTATACTAACCCTTTTGGAAATAAGAGACAGCCCCAAGCTGACGATTAAACCATGCCTGCCTAGAG GTCCAAAAGGTCTTTTTGTGCACTACAGCCAGCAGCCTCTGCATGAGTGGAGGTTGCTCCTTGAGTTCTCTGGGATCAGTTACTTGAGCATTGAGCATTGCAGTGACCTCACATGTAGCTCAACAGACATTATTCAAGGTCTCTCCTCCCTCGAGACTTTTTCTTTGAGAGATTGCGAAAGCATTACAGTGCTGCCAGACTGGTTGGGAGACCTAACCAGTCTCATGAAGCTTGAGATAATCAACTGCCCTGGCATTCAGACTTTGCCAGAGAGCATAAAGCAACTCACCAATTTCGAAGAGCTAAGAGTTTCAGGCTGCCCTGACCTAGTGCTGCCGGACTGGTTCGGAGACCTAACCAATCTCATGATGCTTGAGATAATCAATTGCACTAGCATCCAATCTTTGCCAGAGAGCATGAAGCAGCTCACCAATTTCGAAGAGCTTATAGTTTCAGGCTGCCCTGACCTGGTGCAGTGGTGTGAAACAGAGAACGCTAAGGCGCTGCTAGCTCACATCAAGACTAAG GAACTCACCAACTGA